From a single Rutidosis leptorrhynchoides isolate AG116_Rl617_1_P2 chromosome 5, CSIRO_AGI_Rlap_v1, whole genome shotgun sequence genomic region:
- the LOC139850402 gene encoding cellulose synthase A catalytic subunit 1 [UDP-forming]-like, whose protein sequence is MEANAGLVAGSHKRNELVRIRHESDGGPKPLTNLNGQICQICGDTVGLTETGDIFVACNECAFPVCRPCYEYERRDGNQSCPQCKTRYRRHKGSPRVDGDDDEEDVDDLENEFNYPQGNKARRQWGDDTDLSSSARHDQPIPRLTNGQQISGEIPSITPDNLSIRSTSGPLGPGDRHVHALPYIDPRQPVPVRIVDPSKDLNSYGLGSVDWKERVEGWKLKQDKNMMQMNNRYGAEGRGSEIERTGSNGEELQMADDIRQPMSRVVPISSAHLTPYRVVIVLRLIILGFFLQYRCSHPVQDAYPLWLVSVICEVWFACSWVLDQFPKWFPVERETYLDRLAIRFDRDGEPSQLAPIDVFVSTVDPLKEPPLITANTVLSILAVDYPVDKVSCYVSDDGSAMLSFEALSETAEFAKKWVPFCKKYTIEPRAPEFYFSQKIDYLKDKIQPSFVKERRAMKREYEEFKVKINALVAKAQKMPEEGWTMQDGTPWPGNNPRDHPGMIQVFLGHSGGLDTDGNELPRLVYVSREKRPGFQHHKKAGAMNALIRVSAVLTNGAYILNVDCDHYFNNSKALKEAMCFMMDPAYGKKTCYVQFPQRFDGIDLHDRYANRNIVFFDINLKGLDGIQGPVYVGTGCCFNRQALYGYDPVLTEADLEPNIIIKSCCGSRKKQRHANKKYVDKKRAAKRTESTIPIFNMEDMDEGVEGYDEEKSLIMSQRSLEKRFGQSSVFISATFMEMGGIPPTTNPATLLKEAIHVISCGYEDKSEWGKEIGWIYGSVTEDILTGFKMHARGWISIYCMPPRPAFKGSAPINLSDRLNQVLRWALGSIEILLSRHCPIWYGYNGKLKLLERLAYINTIVYPLTSLPLLAYCVLPAVCLLTGKFIIPEISNYASMWFILLFISIAATGILELRWSGVSIEDWWRNEQFWVIGGTSAHLFAVFQGLLKVLAGIDTNFTVTSKANDEDGDFAELYIFKWTALLIPPTTVLIVNLVGIVSGVSSAINSGYQSWGPLFGKLFFAIWVIVHLYPFLKGLMGRSNRTPTIVIVWSILLASIFSLLWVRIDPFTTSDKLDAIQGQCGIDC, encoded by the exons ATGGAGGCAAATGCTGGATTGGTGGCTGGATCACATAAAAGGAATGAGTTGGTCAGAATTAGGCATGAATCTGATGGAGGG CCGAAGCCATTGACGAATTTGAACGGGCAGATATGCCAGATTTGTGGTGACACCGTTGGCCTGACTGAAACTGGTGATATCTTTGTTGCTTGCAACGAGTGCGCCTTCCCAGTCTGCCGGCCGTGTTACGAATACGAGAGGCGAGATGGTAATCAATCGTGTCCTCAGTGCAAAACTAGATACAGAAGACACAAAG GGAGTCCACGtgttgatggtgatgatgatgaggaagaCGTTGATGATTTGGAGAACGAGTTTAATTATCCTCAAGGAAACAAGGCTAGACGCCAATGGGGAGACGATACTGATCTTTCTTCATCTGCTAGGCATGATCAACCGATTCCCCGTCTCACTAACGGCCAACAG ATATCGGGTGAAATTCCAAGTATTACGCCTGACAACTTGTCTATAAGAAGTACGTCAGGTCCACTGGGCCCCGGCGACAGGCATGTCCACGCACTTCCATACATCGATCCCAGACAACCAG TTCCTGTAAGAATTGTGGACCCATCAAAAGACTTGAATTCATATGGCCTCGGTAGCGTTGATTGGAAGGAAAGAGTGGAAGGTTGGAAGCTAAAACAGGATAAAAATATGATGCAAATGAATAACAGATATGGTGCCGAGGGAAGAGGAAGCGAGATCGAACGCACCGGATCGAACGGAGAAGAATTGCAAAT GGCTGACGATATTCGCCAACCAATGAGCCGCGTGGTGCCTATTTCATCAGCTCATCTGACTCCATATCGTGTTGTAATTGTTTTACGGTTGATTATTTTGGGATTCTTCTTGCAATACCGTTGCAGTCATCCAGTGCAAGATGCATATCCCTTGTGGTTGGTATCTGTAATCTGTGAGGTCTGGTTTGCTTGTTCATGGGTTCTCGATCAGTTCCCAAAATGGTTCCCCGTTGAGCGTGAAACCTACCTTGACAGGCTGGCAATAAG ATTTGATCGTGATGGAGAGCCGTCGCAACTAGCGCCGATTGACGTGTTTGTAAGTACGGTGGATCCGTTAAAGGAACCTCCACTTATTACTGCAAACACGGTTTTGTCAATTTTAGCTGTGGATTACCCTGTAGACAAAGTTTCGTGTTATGTGTCTGATGACGGTTCTGCCATGCTGTCATTTGAGGCACTCTCCGAAACTGCTGAGTTTGCAAAGAAGTGGGTCCCATTCTGCAAGAAATATACTATCGAACCTAGAGCCCCCGAGTTTTATTTTTCTCAGAAAATTGATTATTTGAAAGACAAGATTCAACCTTCTTTTGTCAAGGAACGTAGAGCCATGAAG AGAGAATACGAAGAATTTAAGGTGAAGATCAATGCTCTTGTAGCGAAAGCACAAAAGATGCCTGAAGAAGGTTGGACAATGCAAGATGGAACTCCATGGCCTGGAAATAACCCTAGGGATCACCCGGGAATGATCCAG GTGTTTTTAGGACACAGTGGAGGTCTTGATACTGATGGCAATGAGCTACCCCGTCTAGTTTACGTTTCTCGTGAGAAACGTCCCGGTTTCCAACATCACAAGAAAGCCGGTGCTATGAATGCTTTG ATACGAGTGTCTGCTGTCCTAACAAACGGTGCGTATATTTTGAATGTCGATTGTGATCATTACTTCAACAACAGTAAAGCACTTAAAGAAGCCATGTGTTTCATGATGGATCCTGCTTATGGAAAGAAGACATGTTATGTTCAATTCCCGCAAAGATTTGACGGGATCGATTTGCACGATCGATATGCTAACCGAAACATTGTCTTTTTCGAC ATTAACTTGAAAGGGCTAGATGGCATTCAGGGCCCCGTTTATGTGGGGACGGGTTGTTGCTTTAACAGACAAGCTCTTTATGGATATGATCCAGTTTTGACCGAGGCTGACTTAGAACCAAACATTATCATCAAATCTTGTTGTGGTTCACGAAAGAAACAAAGACACGCTAACAAAAAGTACGTCGATAAAAAGAGAGCAGCAAAAAGAACTGAATCAACCATTCCTATTTTCAATATGGAAGATATGGACGAAGGCGTTGAAG GATACGATGAGGAAAAGTCGCTAATCATGTCTCAAAGAAGCTTAGAAAAGCGATTTGGTCAATCTTCCGTTTTCATTTCTGCTACTTTTATGGAGATGGGAGGTATTCCTCCGACCACAAATCCTGCTACCCTTTTAAAGGAGGCCATACATGTTATTAGCTGCGGTTACGAGGACAAGAGCGAATGGGGTAAAGAG ATTGGATGGATTTATGGATCAGTTACAGAAGATATTTTAACGGGATTTAAGATGCATGCAAGAGGATGGATCTCGATCTACTGCATGCCGCCACGTCCAGCCTTTAAAGGTTCTGCTCCAATCAATCTTTCTGATCGTTTGAATCAAGTTCTTCGATGGGCTTTAGGTTCAATTGAGATTTTGCTGAGTAGACATTGTCCGATTTGGTATGGGTATAACGGTAAATTGAAGCTCTTGGAGCGGCTCGCTTATATTAATACTATCGTGTATCCTCTCACTTCACTTCCACTACTTGCTTATTGTGTACTTCCAGCCGTCTGCCTTCTCACCGGAAAGTTCATTATTCCCGAG ATTAGCAACTATGCAAGTATGTGGTTTATTCTTCTTTTCATATCGATTGCCGCAACCGGAATCTTAGAGTTACGATGGAGTGGTGTCAGCATCGAAGATTGGTGGAGAAACGAACAGTTTTGGGTCATCGGTGGGACCTCGGCCCATCTTTTCGCCGTTTTCCAAGGTCTTCTCAAAGTTCTCGCCGGAATCGACACTAATTTCACCGTCACATCAAAAGCAAACGATGAAGACGGAGATTTCGCCGAACTCTACATTTTCAAATGGACCGCTCTTTTAATCCCTCCGACAACCGTCCTTATCGTGAACTTGGTCGGAATTGTATCCGGTGTCTCGTCAGCTATCAACAGTGGGTATCAGTCATGGGGCCCGTTGTTTGGGAAGCTATTTTTCGCTATATGGGTTATCGTTCATTTGTACCCGTTCTTAAAGGGTTTGATGGGTCGGTCGAACAGGACGCCTACGATTGTTATTGTGTGGTCGATTCTTCTTGCTTCTATTTTCTCGCTTCTTTGGGTCAGAATTGACCCCTTTACTACAAGCGACAAGCTTGATGCCATTCAAGGACAGTGCGGGATCGATTGTTAG